The Coffea arabica cultivar ET-39 chromosome 1e, Coffea Arabica ET-39 HiFi, whole genome shotgun sequence genome has a window encoding:
- the LOC113743533 gene encoding caffeoylshikimate esterase-like isoform X2 produces the protein MSQQNLSNPHGVGSKLARYGYGVFGIDYEGHGKSAGARCYIKKFDDIVNDCSHFFKSVCCREEYLGKKRFLYGESMGGAVALLVHKKDRAFWDGALLVAPMCKISEKVKPHPLVISVLTKVEDLIPRWKIVPTKDVIDSAFKDPLKREQIRGNRLIYQEKPRLKTALEMLRTSLALEGTLHEVTLPFFVLHGEADTVTDPEVSKALYEQASSEDKTIKLYQGMWHGLTSGEPDSNIEIVFSDIIAWLDKRSAAAADNFDSSTQNMTFKPAAQQRQQHSPILEKLNTIALPTVEVEEKVEVRSPDRVTSTHGKYLCGWKGRRMHHHHSSM, from the exons GTGTTGGGAGCAAGCTAGCAAGATACGGGTATGGCGTGTTTGGAATTGATTACGAAGGCCATGGAAAATCCGCGGGTGCCCGTTGTTACATTAAAAAGTTCGATGACATTGTCAACGACTGCTCTCATTTCTTCAAATCCGTTTGCT GTAGGGAAGAGTACTTGGGGAAGAAAAGGTTCTTGTACGGAGAGTCAATGGGAGGGGCGGTAGCTCTATTAGTGCACAAGAAGGACAGGGCTTTTTGGGACGGTGCTCTTCTGGTTGCGCCCATGTGCAAG ATTTCTGAGAAGGTAAAGCCACATCCGCTGGTCATAAGCGTGTTAACTAAAGTGGAAGACCTCATACCCAGGTGGAAGATAGTCCCCACCAAAGACGTCATTGATTCCGCTTTCAAGGACCCGCTTAAACGAGAACAG ATTCGTGGCAACAGGCTGATATACCAAGAGAAGCCCAGGTTGAAAACAGCTCTGGAAATGCTCAGAACTAGCCTGGCCCTTGAGGGTACTTTGCATGAG GTGACTCTACCATTCTTTGTGTTGCATGGCGAAGCAGATACAGTGACGGACCCTGAAGTGAGCAAGGCATTATACGAGCAAGCCAGCAGCGAAGACAAGACCATAAAATTGTATCAAGGGATGTGGCATGGTTTGACATCGGGAGAGCCTGATTCTAATATTGAGATTGTGTTCTCGGACATCATAGCGTGGCTTGACAAGAgatcagcagcagcagcagacaATTTTGATTCCAGCACGCAGAATATGACCTTCAAACCGGCGGCGCAGCAGCGGCAGCAGCATAGCCCAATCTTGGAGAAGTTGAACACAATCGCATTGCCAACCGTCGAAGTAGAAGAAAAGGTAGAGGTGCGAAGCCCAGACAGAGTAACAAGTACGCATGGGAAATACTTGTGTGGGTGGAAGGGACGTCGCATGCACCACCATCATTCGTCTATGTGA
- the LOC140015152 gene encoding uncharacterized protein isoform X1, translating into MSGPMQEDVPGKNEEEEFNTGPLSVLMMSVKNNTQVLINCRNNRKLLGRVRAFDRHCNMVLENVKEMWTEVPKTGKGKKKALPVNKDRFISKMFLRGDSVIIVLRNPK; encoded by the exons ATGAG TGGGCCAATGCAGGAGGACGTCCCT GGAAAGAATGAGGAAGAGGAGTTCAACACAGGACCTCTTTCTGTTTTAATGATGAGTGTCAAGAACAATACTCAG GTACTTATCAACTGTAGGAACAATAGGAAACTCCTTGGGCGTGTGAGGGCTTTTGATCGTCACTGCAACATGGTCCTGGAAAATGTTAAGGAGATGTGGACTGAG GTGCCCAAGactgggaaaggaaagaaaaaagctCTACCCGTCAACAAAGACAGGTTTATTAGCAAAATGTTCCTTCGCGGGGATT
- the LOC140015152 gene encoding uncharacterized protein isoform X2, giving the protein MGKNEEEEFNTGPLSVLMMSVKNNTQVLINCRNNRKLLGRVRAFDRHCNMVLENVKEMWTEVPKTGKGKKKALPVNKDRFISKMFLRGDSVIIVLRNPK; this is encoded by the exons ATG GGAAAGAATGAGGAAGAGGAGTTCAACACAGGACCTCTTTCTGTTTTAATGATGAGTGTCAAGAACAATACTCAG GTACTTATCAACTGTAGGAACAATAGGAAACTCCTTGGGCGTGTGAGGGCTTTTGATCGTCACTGCAACATGGTCCTGGAAAATGTTAAGGAGATGTGGACTGAG GTGCCCAAGactgggaaaggaaagaaaaaagctCTACCCGTCAACAAAGACAGGTTTATTAGCAAAATGTTCCTTCGCGGGGATT